The Thermomonospora curvata DSM 43183 DNA segment TCCTGCGTCACCGTGGCCAAGGGCGTGGCCGCGCTGGCCCGGGAACGAGGCGAGCAGCAGGCTTTCGAGTTCCTCCGCGAGCGTTATCTCGACCTGCACAAGCGGCGCACCCAGGAGACGCCGCCCCAGGTCGTCCGCCTGGTGGCCGAGCTGGCCGGCCCGCGCATCGAGACGGTGCTGGACCCGACCTGCGGATCGGGGGCGTTCCTGGCCGGGATGCTCGCCAAGGGGACGCGCCGGCGGCTGCTGGGCCAGGACGTCGATGAGGCCGTGGCCCGCCTGACCGCCATCTGGCTGGCCCTGCTGGACGCCGACGCCGACATCCGCTCCGGCGACTCACTGCGCCGCGACGCCTTCCCCGGAGAGCAGGCCGACCTGGTCGTCGCCAACCCCCAGTTCAACGACCGCAACTGGGGCTATGACGAGCTGACCACCGACCCGCGCTGGGAGTACGGCCTGCCCCCGCGCACCGAGTCCGAACTGGCCTGGGTGCAGCACTGCCTGGCGCACTGCAGGCCCGGCGGGCTGGCGGTGCTGCTGATGCCCCCGGCCGCCGCCAGCCGCCGCGCCGGCCGGCGCATCCGGGCCAACCTGCTGCGCCGCGGCGCCCTGCGCGCGGTGATCACCCTGCCGCTGGGCGCCGTCCCCAACACCGCGGTCCCCCTCACCGTGTGGGTGCTGCGCCGCCCGGTGCCGGATGAACGCCCGCCCAGCCAGGTCCTCATGGTCGACACCTCCCGCTCCGGCGAGGGCTTTGTGGAGACGGCCGGTCGGCTGTGGCGGCGTTTCACCGACGACCCCGAGGCCGACCTGGACGAACCGGGCGAGGGCCGCGCCGTGCGGATCATCGACCTGCTCGACGACGAGGTCGACCTGACCCCCGCGCGCCACATCTCCCGGCCCACCGCGGCCCCGGCCATCGACCGGGTCGTGAAGCTGCGCGAGGAGCTGGTGCGGCTGCTGGACGAACTGGCCGGCATGGTGCCCCCGGTCGAGCCCGCCCAGCCCGGCTCGGTGTCCGTCGTCACCGTCGCCGATCTGGCCCGGCTGAACCTGCTGGAGATCCGCCAGGCGTCCGGCCGGCCCTCCCCCGAGGCCGCCGCCGACCGGCCGGTGCTGACCGCCGACGACGTGGTCGCCGGCCGTCCGCCCACCGGCGGCCCCGACGACCAGGGCCTCAGCGGCGACCAGCCGGTGGAGCTGCGCCCCGGCGACGTGGTCGTCTCC contains these protein-coding regions:
- a CDS encoding N-6 DNA methylase, translating into MQDATVTAADIARLAGVGRAAVSNWRKRHDDFPQPVGGTATSPSFSLLEVQAWLRAQGKLAGAPADEQLWQELRRLADSTDELVDVLMFAGAFLLYLHRDRRGWRKLSRGTDEEIAAALPKAVRAAVADLPGERVLPAEPPSSCVTVAKGVAALARERGEQQAFEFLRERYLDLHKRRTQETPPQVVRLVAELAGPRIETVLDPTCGSGAFLAGMLAKGTRRRLLGQDVDEAVARLTAIWLALLDADADIRSGDSLRRDAFPGEQADLVVANPQFNDRNWGYDELTTDPRWEYGLPPRTESELAWVQHCLAHCRPGGLAVLLMPPAAASRRAGRRIRANLLRRGALRAVITLPLGAVPNTAVPLTVWVLRRPVPDERPPSQVLMVDTSRSGEGFVETAGRLWRRFTDDPEADLDEPGEGRAVRIIDLLDDEVDLTPARHISRPTAAPAIDRVVKLREELVRLLDELAGMVPPVEPAQPGSVSVVTVADLARLNLLEIRQASGRPSPEAAADRPVLTADDVVAGRPPTGGPDDQGLSGDQPVELRPGDVVVSTLLREAAATIVTEPGALLGRHLVLLRPDPARLDPDYLAGVLCTSANLRHHTSMSSGYRLDVRRAEIPLPSLEEQRRQGALFRRLRQIVAGLRRAGDLGAELARLIGDGLAEGTLRPVSAPGD